From Halichoerus grypus chromosome 6, mHalGry1.hap1.1, whole genome shotgun sequence, one genomic window encodes:
- the CREBL2 gene encoding cAMP-responsive element-binding protein-like 2 translates to MDDSKVVGGKVKKPGKRGRKPAKIDLKAKLERSRQSARECRARKKLRYQYLEELVSSRERAICALREELEMYKQWCMAMDQGKIPSEIKALLTGEEQSKSQQNSSRHTKAGKTDANSNSW, encoded by the exons ATGGATGACAGTAAG GTGGTTGGAGGCAAAGTAAAGAAACCTGGCAAACGTGGTCGGAAGCCAGCCAAAATTGACTTGAAGGCAAAACTTGAGAGGAGCCGGCAGAGTGCAAGAGAATGCCGAGCTAGGAAAAAACTAAGATATCAGTATTTGGAAGAGTTGGTATCCAGTCGGGAAAGAGCCATATGTGCCCTCAGAGAGGAACTGGAAATG TACAAGCAGTGGTGCATGGCAATGGACCAAGGAAAAATCCCTTCTGAAATCAAGGCCCTACTCACTGGAGAAGAGCAGAGCAAATCTCAGCAGAACTCAAGCAGGCACACAAAAGCTGGGAAGACAGATGCTAATAGCAATTCCT